In one Rhopalosiphum padi isolate XX-2018 chromosome 3, ASM2088224v1, whole genome shotgun sequence genomic region, the following are encoded:
- the LOC132926273 gene encoding atherin-like: MAKDKKPEKNNGSKKGTVTCERTYVSDRCSRTAGQETRRSPPSSPATIRVLDLPCRHQRRGAVRDKRTAVSLDKPRPAHQRADNAYVETPFVDGAVSLQLQQGPSTASCSSALYRPPPYSAVTAPNTRAANGGRTDLPVIEFAADMMRSSAEPPPRPGEGIIDEFPAYVPWKAEQQRAPQPEAPACNVCHKCRCATCQKLCKYPGMRVCGVLDVQSRCDEACVETTTVCVPCVRKTARCPAADAARAQAAAAAAANADNNANAAAEKSADDDDDDDDNDNDNNDGDDRPAAAAVDARAAPPKCRLRWLLCCLCCPCPCCSVDDVVECSTGCRGNVNVSGCECVDWEALRRNNRRRVNAAAAAVAAARDRRRCRDNHYYITALPHLAANHAADKSAAVTPTVEKKSRLRNFLRF; this comes from the coding sequence ATGGCCAAAGACAAAAAACCGGAGAAAAACAACGGATCGAAAAAAGGAACGGTCACCTGCGAACGGACGTACGTGTCGGACAGGTGTTCGCGAACCGCCGGCCAGGAGACCAGACGATCGCCGCCCAGCAGCCCGGCAACGATACGCGTGCTAGACCTGCCGTGCAGACACCAGCGACGGGGCGCCGTGCGCGACAAGAGGACCGCGGTGTCGCTCGACAAGCCCCGCCCGGCGCACCAGCGCGCCGACAACGCGTACGTGGAGACGCCGTTCGTGGACGGCGCCGTGTCGCTGCAGCTCCAGCAGGGGCCCTCGACCGCGTCCTGCTCGTCGGCGCTGTACCGCCCGCCGCCGTACTCCGCCGTCACCGCACCGAACACTCGCGCCGCGAACGGCGGCCGCACCGACCTGCCGGTCATCGAGTTCGCCGCGGACATGATGAGATCGTCCGCCGAACCGCCGCCCCGGCCCGGCGAGGGCATCATCGACGAGTTTCCGGCGTACGTGCCGTGGAAGGCGGAACAACAGCGCGCGCCGCAGCCAGAGGCGCCGGCGTGCAACGTGTGCCACAAGTGCCGGTGCGCCACGTGCCAGAAGCTGTGCAAGTATCCGGGCATGCGCGTGTGCGGCGTGCTGGACGTGCAGTCGCGGTGCGACGAGGCGTGCGTCGAGACGACCACGGTGTGCGTGCCGTGCGTCCGGAAGACGGCCAGATGTCCGGCCGCGGACGCCGCCAGGGCCCAGGCCGCAGCAGCCGCGGCGGCCAACGCCGACAATAACGCCAACGCGGCCGCCGAAAAAtcggccgacgacgacgacgacgacgacgacaacgacaacgACAACAATGACGGCGACGACCGGCCGGCCGCGGCCGCGGTGGACGCGCGCGCCGCGCCGCCCAAGTGCCGGTTGCGCTGGCTGCTGTGCTGCCTGTGCTGCCCGTGCCCGTGCTGTTCGGTGGACGACGTGGTCGAGTGTTCGACCGGATGTCGCGGCAACGTCAACGTGTCCGGTTGCGAGTGCGTCGACTGGGAGGCGCTGAGGCGGAACAACCGGCGCCGGGTGAACGCCGCCGCTGCAGCCGTGGCCGCGGCCAGAGACCGCCGCCGATGCCGCGACAACCACTATTACATCACGGCGCTGCCTCATTTGGCTGCCAACCACGCCGCCGACAAGTCCGCCGCCGTCACACCGACCGTCGAGAAGAAGAGCCGATTGCGAAATTTCCTACGTTTTTAG